A stretch of the Portunus trituberculatus isolate SZX2019 chromosome 11, ASM1759143v1, whole genome shotgun sequence genome encodes the following:
- the LOC123502532 gene encoding uncharacterized protein LOC123502532, whose product MTHCPAPHAAREAGSAGRVLESIPGIPTASGIGIGDSQNSDSCPPLLTLVGVDENEARSVAQDGSESSSTSDTTPATSFSLHATTDPSSLRSPVAVCVLALGVTCSNGGNSNGKLDAQHSTAQHSGEIGGELTIQRPDSTAVMSLVYLALSSLTTPTTNPSASATVSRSGKDSALHRAL is encoded by the exons ATGACGCACTGTCCCGCGCCCCACGCCGCCCGGGAGGCAGGCTCTGCTGGCAGAGTGTTGGAATCGATTCCAGGGATTCCAACAGCCTCTGGAATCGGAATCGGCGATTCCCAAAATAGCGATTCTTGCCCACCCCTACTGACACtggtggg ggtaGACGAGAACGAAGCAAGATCAGTAGCTCAGGATGGCAGTGAGAGCAGTAGTACTTCAGACACCACGCCTGCTACATCTTTCAGTCtccacgccaccaccgacccctcgagtcTACGCAGCCCAGTGGCCGTGTGTGTCTTGGCGTTGGGCGTGACGTGCAGCAACGGTGGTAATAGCAACGGGAAGCTTgatgcacagcacagcacagcacagcacagcggagAGATTGGTggt gagttgacgatccaaaggcctgactccacaGCGGTAATGAGCCTTGTGTACCTTGCACTGTCTTCACTGACAACGCCCACTACTAACCCCTCTGCCTCCGCCACCGTTTCAAGATCAGGGAAGGACTCTGCCTTGCATCGCGCACTGTGA